The following proteins are co-located in the Maridesulfovibrio sp. genome:
- a CDS encoding response regulator transcription factor → MPPLKVLVVEDHHDLAENICDYLESCGHVVDYAADGVAGLHLSVTNNYDAMVLDVMLPGMDGLEVCSRIRKTSVVQPAILMLTALDTLQDKLSGFDAGVDDYLVKPFALEELSARLSAITARNRGRGPSSLSVGTLVMDTGRRSVTREGVPIKLNRACFQLLRLLMEAYPNVVPRTDVEFSLWGEDPPDSDSLRSHIYKLRCKVDKGFSYPMIQTVYGVGFKLAGNNED, encoded by the coding sequence ATGCCGCCATTAAAAGTGCTGGTTGTCGAAGATCATCATGATCTTGCTGAAAATATATGTGATTATCTGGAATCATGCGGTCATGTGGTAGATTATGCTGCGGACGGTGTTGCCGGTTTACATCTGTCTGTGACTAATAATTATGATGCTATGGTGTTGGATGTGATGCTTCCGGGAATGGACGGGCTTGAAGTCTGTTCCCGTATTCGCAAGACTTCCGTTGTCCAGCCTGCCATTCTCATGCTTACAGCTTTGGACACATTGCAGGATAAGCTGTCAGGTTTTGATGCCGGAGTGGATGACTATCTGGTTAAGCCCTTTGCTCTGGAAGAGCTCAGTGCCCGGCTGAGTGCAATTACCGCCCGCAACAGGGGGAGAGGTCCGTCTTCGCTTAGTGTCGGGACTTTGGTCATGGATACCGGGCGGAGGTCTGTAACCAGAGAAGGAGTCCCCATCAAGCTTAACAGGGCCTGTTTTCAGCTTTTGCGGCTCCTTATGGAGGCCTACCCTAATGTAGTGCCGCGTACGGATGTTGAGTTTTCCCTTTGGGGTGAAGATCCTCCGGACAGCGATTCCTTGCGCAGTCATATCTACAAACTGCGTTGCAAGGTGGATAAGGGGTTCTCTTACCCAATGATACAGACCGTTTACGGTGTCGGATTTAAGTTGGCCGGGAACAATGAAGATTAA
- a CDS encoding HAMP domain-containing sensor histidine kinase, with amino-acid sequence MKINSLRFKAIVSYSVSLVVLLGLYSWAQFGTVRITEDEVINNMLRDEADDYFRRYAADKNARLPMLRNLQAATDPAQLPDDFKDSLPFLRDGFYETSGPAAIPGPSTHNTLVRTYPEGGRRLFLIYDASHVLARQSCFLGTTSIFILYFVCTAALSILLVIFIGKIVFRPLDSLADKIRAYRPDDLNRELPESSRKDEIGLIALNIQNSFKRVRMFIKREKEFTRDVSHELRTPLSVIKGALEIIRLSRSSETPELQKPLGRIERSVKDMEETIETLLWIAREENKEVSEGLFDISEAAERVLRSLQPLAELKKIDLAVEVIDRSSNHAPERAFSIVFNNVLCNAYNFSPGGSVEVLIKGSIVTVRDSGIGISDDVMKNISEPYVKGSSSSGFGLGLSIVQRLCGRFGWLFSISSRLEGGTIVSIDFSSTEEVIE; translated from the coding sequence ATGAAGATTAACAGCTTACGTTTTAAGGCGATTGTCTCCTACAGTGTCTCTTTGGTTGTTCTGCTGGGGTTATACAGCTGGGCACAGTTCGGTACTGTGCGGATTACAGAAGACGAAGTAATCAACAACATGCTCCGTGATGAGGCTGATGACTATTTCAGGCGTTACGCTGCAGACAAAAATGCCCGCCTGCCCATGTTGCGGAATTTGCAAGCGGCAACAGACCCGGCACAGCTTCCTGATGATTTCAAGGACTCGCTCCCATTTTTGCGGGACGGTTTTTATGAGACCAGCGGCCCGGCAGCAATCCCCGGTCCCTCTACCCACAACACATTAGTGCGCACTTATCCTGAAGGGGGCAGGCGGCTGTTCCTGATTTATGATGCCAGTCATGTACTTGCCAGACAGTCATGCTTTTTGGGCACTACCAGCATCTTTATTCTCTATTTCGTTTGCACCGCTGCCTTGAGTATTCTTCTTGTTATCTTTATCGGTAAAATTGTATTTCGTCCCCTTGATTCATTGGCTGATAAAATCCGGGCGTACAGGCCGGATGATTTGAATAGGGAGCTACCTGAGTCATCGCGTAAAGATGAAATAGGTCTGATCGCTTTGAATATTCAGAATTCTTTTAAGAGAGTGCGGATGTTTATTAAGCGTGAAAAGGAGTTCACCAGAGATGTCAGCCATGAATTGCGCACCCCGCTGAGTGTAATCAAAGGGGCCCTGGAAATCATAAGGCTTTCCCGTTCATCAGAAACCCCTGAGCTGCAGAAACCTTTGGGGCGTATAGAACGTTCAGTGAAGGACATGGAAGAGACCATAGAAACATTGCTCTGGATAGCCCGGGAAGAAAATAAGGAAGTCTCCGAAGGTCTGTTCGATATAAGTGAAGCGGCTGAGAGAGTCCTTCGCAGTTTGCAGCCACTTGCTGAACTTAAGAAGATTGACCTGGCTGTTGAGGTGATCGATCGTTCTTCAAACCATGCCCCTGAACGTGCTTTTTCCATTGTTTTCAATAATGTGCTCTGTAATGCCTATAATTTTTCTCCGGGTGGATCTGTAGAAGTCCTCATAAAGGGTTCGATTGTGACCGTGAGGGATTCGGGAATTGGCATCTCCGATGATGTTATGAAAAATATTTCAGAGCCTTATGTAAAAGGTTCAAGTAGCAGCGGCTTCGGACTGGGCCTGTCTATTGTCCAAAGATTGTGTGGTCGGTTCGGCTGGCTTTTTTCAATAAGCAGTCGCCTTGAGGGCGGTACAATTGTTTCCATTGATTTCAGTTCAACCGAAGAGGTTATTGAGTAA
- a CDS encoding DUF6268 family outer membrane beta-barrel protein encodes MTKVTNIILAFLILCCASTAAAEEISLFDPISIRFTGDYLSDADYKDSDGSSSIAGGQVRLNAGGFSFSYEGQHYSWDNVGQLNFGNGQDDPWNTLHRFSLGYTLNGAIDENWFYGAGITGTSAFEEQMEDSFGGALRGHIGYSFNENLKALIGLRAFANSIRVSAMPYFGINYTDYAADGSGYFVNLGMPATELGYSFDKVSTLRAAFNFDGKTYRLKDGSAVSDAGYIETSSMKVGVYYDYKPINNCSISIGPEYVFARETKFFDRNGDKFGSEDQEAAFGAFFNLRYKF; translated from the coding sequence ATGACCAAAGTTACAAATATTATATTAGCTTTTTTGATACTTTGTTGCGCCAGTACCGCAGCAGCCGAGGAAATCAGCCTTTTTGATCCCATATCCATTCGTTTTACCGGGGATTATCTTTCAGATGCCGACTACAAGGATAGTGACGGTTCTTCCAGCATTGCCGGAGGTCAGGTGCGGTTGAATGCCGGTGGATTTTCATTCAGTTACGAAGGACAGCACTATTCATGGGACAATGTCGGGCAGCTTAATTTCGGCAACGGTCAGGATGATCCATGGAATACCCTGCACCGTTTCAGTCTTGGTTATACTTTGAATGGCGCAATCGATGAGAATTGGTTTTATGGAGCCGGGATTACCGGGACTTCCGCCTTTGAAGAGCAGATGGAAGATTCCTTTGGTGGAGCCTTGCGCGGGCACATCGGTTACTCTTTTAATGAAAATTTAAAGGCGTTGATCGGTTTGCGCGCCTTTGCCAACTCTATCCGCGTTTCAGCTATGCCGTATTTCGGCATCAACTACACTGACTATGCTGCTGACGGCTCCGGTTATTTCGTAAACCTCGGCATGCCCGCCACTGAGCTCGGCTACTCCTTTGACAAGGTTTCCACCCTGCGTGCTGCATTCAACTTTGACGGTAAGACTTACCGACTCAAGGATGGCAGTGCTGTTTCAGATGCGGGATATATTGAGACGAGCAGCATGAAGGTCGGTGTCTACTATGACTACAAACCCATCAATAATTGCTCCATATCCATCGGTCCGGAATATGTTTTTGCCAGAGAAACAAAGTTCTTTGACAGGAACGGAGATAAGTTCGGATCAGAGGATCAGGAGGCTGCTTTCGGAGCGTTTTTCAATTTGAGATATAAGTTCTAA
- a CDS encoding pyridoxal phosphate-dependent aminotransferase encodes MKLLSTQVEGYIERSSWIRKMFETGIELKKQYGEDAVCDFSLGNPDVPAPAAVGKGLKELAETADKPFAFGYMPNFGYPSVREKLAETVSEEQGVKVSGSDLIITCGAAGAINAFYRAILEPGDQILCPAPYFVEYGFYAQNSGGELVTVPSKPLTFELDLDAIEAAITEKTRVLLINSPNNPTGVVYTKEELEGLAAVLKKANEGRERPIFLVADEPYRFLAFDGVDVPSILPLYPYSVVVSSFSKNLSLAGERIGYALLNPEMPEKAKLMAGMVLTNRILGFVNAPAVGQKLLEKALGSQVDKNIYLERRNAMDSVLKDAGYSYTMPKGAFYFFPEAPGGDDVKFCAALQEEKILAVPGTGFGFPGYFRLAFCVGTEVIERSREGFKKAIASFK; translated from the coding sequence ATGAAACTTCTTTCAACCCAAGTGGAAGGATACATCGAACGCTCATCCTGGATTCGCAAGATGTTCGAAACAGGTATTGAACTGAAGAAACAATACGGTGAAGACGCAGTATGCGACTTTTCACTGGGCAACCCGGACGTTCCCGCGCCGGCAGCAGTTGGTAAAGGTCTTAAGGAACTTGCTGAAACAGCAGACAAACCTTTTGCTTTCGGCTACATGCCCAACTTCGGTTACCCTTCCGTCCGCGAAAAACTCGCAGAAACAGTTTCCGAAGAACAGGGCGTAAAAGTATCCGGTTCAGACCTGATCATCACCTGCGGTGCTGCCGGGGCTATCAACGCTTTTTACCGGGCCATCCTCGAACCGGGCGACCAGATTCTCTGCCCCGCTCCCTATTTCGTGGAATACGGCTTCTATGCCCAGAACTCCGGCGGTGAACTGGTCACCGTACCTTCCAAGCCGCTGACCTTTGAACTGGACCTCGACGCTATTGAAGCAGCCATCACCGAAAAGACCCGCGTGCTGCTCATAAACTCTCCCAACAACCCCACCGGGGTTGTCTACACCAAGGAAGAGCTTGAAGGTCTGGCCGCAGTTCTCAAAAAGGCAAACGAAGGCCGCGAACGCCCCATCTTCCTCGTAGCGGATGAGCCTTACCGCTTCCTCGCATTTGATGGTGTTGACGTACCTTCCATCCTGCCGCTCTACCCCTACAGCGTAGTGGTAAGTTCTTTTTCCAAGAACCTTTCCCTTGCCGGAGAACGCATCGGCTACGCCCTGCTCAATCCGGAAATGCCCGAAAAAGCCAAACTCATGGCCGGCATGGTGCTCACCAACCGTATCCTCGGTTTCGTAAACGCACCTGCAGTAGGTCAGAAGCTGCTTGAAAAGGCCCTCGGCTCACAGGTAGACAAGAACATCTACCTTGAACGCCGCAATGCCATGGATTCCGTACTCAAAGATGCAGGATATTCCTACACCATGCCCAAGGGAGCATTCTACTTCTTCCCCGAAGCACCCGGCGGTGACGATGTAAAATTCTGCGCCGCACTGCAGGAAGAAAAAATCCTCGCAGTTCCCGGAACAGGCTTCGGCTTCCCCGGCTACTTCCGCCTCGCCTTCTGCGTCGGCACCGAAGTAATCGAACGCTCCAGAGAAGGATTTAAGAAGGCCATCGCATCTTTTAAATAA
- a CDS encoding DEAD/DEAH box helicase — MTNSKDDQAAQKMQNESVHDEPDKIVEPEEALPEITKDRLPPSILNALDKAGWDKLTPVQSKSLPYQLYNRDLMVQAKTGSGKTGAFVLPLLEKLDPNINYTQALILVPTRELARQVEREAERIFEGSELRVLSVYGGVGYGHQREELEKGAHMVVGTPGRILDHLLKRTFDLEDLETLIFDEADRMLSIGFYPDMREVKSYLPRRPISTYMFSATFPEHVIRLSNEFMYKPQMLSLSSKQVHVTEIDHAYYEVPSMGKERQLMRILEMENPTSAIIFCNTKANVEFVTAVLNNFGFNAADLTSDLSQSKRERVLAQLRDGEVRFLVATDIAARGIDVPDLSHVIMYEPPEDKESYIHRAGRTGRAGSSGVAISLVDVIQKIELQRIATAYNINFEVRELPDDKQVLDTINERLTTILEGKFRSRTILERERIGRYKDLVRQLAEDDEQCTLVGMLLDELYQKSLHARAEQPPAPKPRPQKQSRPRNKNYRGKPKGGHYQNKGRSGNSNSNRR, encoded by the coding sequence ATGACCAATTCAAAAGACGACCAAGCTGCCCAAAAAATGCAGAACGAAAGCGTTCACGATGAACCGGATAAAATAGTTGAGCCCGAAGAGGCCCTCCCGGAAATCACCAAAGACAGACTCCCCCCATCCATACTGAACGCCCTTGATAAAGCGGGCTGGGACAAACTCACCCCGGTCCAGTCCAAATCCCTCCCCTACCAGTTATACAATCGTGATCTCATGGTGCAGGCCAAGACCGGAAGCGGTAAAACCGGCGCATTCGTCCTGCCGCTGCTGGAAAAACTCGATCCCAACATTAATTATACTCAGGCCTTGATCCTTGTACCAACCCGTGAACTGGCACGTCAGGTTGAACGTGAAGCAGAAAGAATTTTCGAAGGTTCAGAATTACGGGTTCTTTCCGTATACGGCGGAGTCGGCTACGGACACCAGCGCGAAGAACTGGAGAAAGGCGCACATATGGTTGTAGGTACCCCGGGCAGGATTCTGGACCACCTGCTCAAGCGCACCTTTGACCTTGAAGACCTTGAGACCCTGATTTTTGATGAAGCTGACCGCATGCTGTCTATCGGCTTCTACCCGGACATGCGTGAAGTTAAATCCTACCTGCCGCGCAGGCCTATTTCCACCTACATGTTCTCGGCAACCTTTCCGGAACATGTAATCCGTCTCTCCAACGAATTCATGTACAAGCCGCAAATGCTCAGCCTGAGCAGCAAGCAGGTACATGTAACCGAGATCGACCACGCCTATTACGAGGTCCCTTCCATGGGCAAGGAACGCCAGCTCATGCGCATCCTTGAAATGGAAAACCCCACCTCGGCCATCATTTTCTGTAATACCAAGGCCAATGTTGAATTCGTCACAGCGGTACTCAACAACTTCGGCTTCAATGCCGCAGACCTGACCTCTGACCTTTCGCAGTCCAAGCGCGAACGGGTGCTGGCCCAGTTGCGTGATGGCGAAGTGCGTTTCCTCGTAGCAACCGACATTGCAGCACGCGGCATCGACGTACCGGACCTCTCCCACGTAATCATGTACGAACCGCCGGAAGACAAGGAATCTTACATCCACCGTGCCGGACGTACAGGACGTGCAGGATCTTCCGGGGTGGCAATCTCACTTGTGGACGTAATCCAGAAGATAGAACTGCAGCGCATCGCTACAGCCTACAACATAAATTTTGAAGTCCGCGAATTGCCTGATGACAAGCAGGTACTGGATACAATTAACGAAAGGCTTACGACCATCCTTGAAGGCAAATTCCGTTCACGGACAATACTTGAAAGGGAACGCATCGGGCGCTATAAAGATCTGGTCCGCCAACTTGCCGAGGATGACGAGCAATGCACCCTCGTGGGCATGCTTCTGGACGAACTCTACCAGAAATCCCTGCACGCCCGTGCAGAGCAGCCCCCGGCTCCCAAGCCCAGACCGCAGAAACAATCCCGCCCCCGCAATAAGAACTACCGTGGCAAGCCGAAAGGCGGACACTACCAGAACAAGGGCCGCAGCGGGAATTCCAATAGCAACCGCAGATAA
- a CDS encoding MauE/DoxX family redox-associated membrane protein: MLEKMMSKQVYFILRCVLAAVFLYAGAGKLMDVQGFATVISGYGLLPGQLNYVAAVGLPLAEVVIALGLLWDVKGSLFSYVLLLLMFMAVLAHGINMGLDVDCGCFAPGDPEGEAYHSLREALLRDAVMLAACGYLYFLRRVKGYRARPVPMFAAR, translated from the coding sequence ATGCTTGAAAAGATGATGTCCAAACAGGTGTATTTCATTCTCAGGTGTGTCCTTGCTGCTGTTTTTCTGTATGCAGGAGCTGGGAAACTGATGGATGTTCAGGGGTTCGCCACGGTCATCAGCGGTTATGGCTTGCTTCCCGGACAATTGAATTATGTTGCGGCGGTTGGATTGCCTCTGGCGGAAGTAGTAATAGCATTGGGACTGCTCTGGGATGTGAAAGGTTCTCTTTTTTCTTACGTGCTGCTGTTGCTCATGTTCATGGCGGTGCTGGCTCATGGGATCAACATGGGATTAGATGTTGATTGCGGATGCTTTGCTCCCGGTGACCCGGAAGGAGAAGCTTACCATTCTCTTCGTGAAGCTTTGCTGCGTGATGCTGTTATGCTTGCCGCCTGTGGATATCTGTATTTCCTGCGTCGGGTAAAAGGATACCGCGCCCGGCCTGTTCCAATGTTTGCTGCCCGTTAA
- a CDS encoding rhodanese-like domain-containing protein, with product MKMVRNISVIAALCALMFAMTGCLGSDKFAQEVEKEKGAVKLLKEVQRGDYDIITTAELKALLDKKEDMIIVDTMPYEASYKKEHVPGAKQFLFPIPDMVEWDVKETDGKTKEQYIELLGPDKDKLIVVYCGFVKCTRSHNGAAWAKKLGYTNVKRYPGGIFAWKGAKYPVGSVK from the coding sequence ATGAAGATGGTTAGGAATATTTCTGTAATTGCGGCTCTGTGCGCGCTGATGTTTGCAATGACCGGATGTCTCGGTTCTGACAAATTCGCACAGGAAGTTGAAAAAGAAAAAGGTGCTGTAAAGCTGCTTAAGGAAGTACAGCGTGGTGATTACGATATTATCACTACTGCTGAACTTAAGGCTCTGCTGGATAAGAAAGAGGACATGATCATTGTCGATACCATGCCCTACGAAGCAAGCTATAAGAAAGAGCACGTTCCCGGTGCCAAGCAGTTCCTCTTCCCCATTCCCGACATGGTAGAGTGGGACGTCAAGGAAACTGACGGTAAGACCAAAGAGCAGTACATTGAATTGCTCGGACCTGACAAAGACAAGCTCATCGTCGTTTACTGCGGTTTCGTAAAATGCACCCGCAGCCACAACGGCGCAGCATGGGCCAAAAAGCTCGGTTACACCAATGTAAAAAGATACCCCGGCGGCATCTTCGCTTGGAAAGGCGCAAAGTATCCTGTCGGTTCTGTAAAATAA
- a CDS encoding response regulator has protein sequence MPVCPNNIPTILIVDDEPFNLEFLELVLKQQGYNIITANNGRKGRIIAEQEQPDLILLDIMMPGENGFECASVLRLSPETSEIPILFLSALDDETNTSKGFDAGAVDFIVKPFAYKDVIQRIRLHLKLMSCDRLLKDECPAAPRQKPVEADFPVKGSRAFFPNHPRNSEMFMHESVILTGKSESHLLLNCTEPSPDNLAATIKELLAENSGPLFRPSETLRNIGIGLKKNISSKNEFSAAYIHLDREDESLTVVNAGALPVILLRRDKSPQLIERQSGNLGSLGMGLPPCSTYDMKRGDRVFMFSREMLSSYAREGDAINELMEACHLSSGVDLETACQAAGEMLLRNGEQPAGILVGIEG, from the coding sequence ATGCCTGTTTGCCCAAACAATATACCAACCATTCTCATAGTGGATGATGAACCGTTCAACCTCGAATTTCTTGAATTGGTACTTAAACAACAGGGCTACAACATCATTACTGCTAACAACGGACGCAAAGGAAGAATCATTGCCGAACAGGAACAGCCCGACCTGATTCTGCTCGATATAATGATGCCCGGTGAAAACGGGTTCGAATGTGCATCCGTCCTACGCCTGTCACCAGAAACATCTGAAATACCGATCCTTTTCCTAAGTGCCCTTGATGATGAGACCAACACATCCAAGGGATTCGATGCCGGAGCCGTAGATTTCATTGTCAAACCGTTTGCATATAAGGACGTCATTCAGCGCATCAGACTGCACCTGAAACTCATGTCTTGCGACAGGCTGCTCAAAGATGAGTGTCCTGCTGCCCCCAGACAAAAACCGGTTGAAGCAGACTTTCCGGTAAAAGGTTCGAGAGCCTTTTTCCCGAACCATCCCCGCAATTCCGAAATGTTTATGCATGAGAGCGTAATCCTGACTGGTAAAAGCGAAAGCCACCTGCTGCTGAACTGCACTGAGCCGAGTCCCGATAACTTAGCCGCAACAATCAAAGAACTGCTGGCCGAAAACAGCGGTCCACTGTTCAGACCTTCGGAAACTCTGCGCAACATCGGCATCGGCCTAAAAAAAAATATCAGCAGCAAAAATGAATTTTCGGCCGCTTACATCCATCTTGATCGGGAAGATGAATCCCTCACTGTGGTCAACGCCGGAGCACTCCCGGTAATTCTCCTGCGCCGGGACAAATCCCCGCAACTCATCGAAAGACAAAGCGGCAATCTAGGCAGCCTCGGCATGGGACTGCCGCCCTGCTCCACTTACGACATGAAGAGAGGAGATCGCGTTTTCATGTTCAGTCGGGAAATGCTCAGCTCCTACGCACGCGAAGGCGATGCCATTAATGAACTGATGGAAGCCTGCCACCTCTCATCAGGTGTAGACCTAGAAACAGCCTGCCAAGCCGCAGGTGAAATGCTCCTGCGCAATGGAGAGCAACCGGCAGGAATTCTGGTGGGGATTGAGGGGTAA
- the ald gene encoding alanine dehydrogenase — protein sequence MLIGIPKEIKTMENRVSMTPGAVETLVRRGHSVVVEKGAGLGSGLSDEEYVSCGAKMGSVDDAWAAEMVIKVKEPIASEYKYLREDLLLFTYLHLAADEPLTKVLLESGTTGVAYETVQLPDGSLPLLTPMSEVAGRMAAQEGALHLEKPKGGRGILVGGVPGVAPAKVMVLGGGVVGTNAAKIAAGMGAKVTIFDVNHARLQYLDDIFNGRVTTMTSTEPNIRAAVAEADLIIGAVLIPGAKAPNLVTKGMLATMKEGSVIVDVAVDQGGCVETIKPTTHSDPTYVVDGVVHYGVANMPGAVPRTSTFALVNQTLPYALQLADKGLDALRENNSLKLGLNTMKGKLTYAAVGEAFGIEVVTPDEALS from the coding sequence ATGCTGATTGGCATTCCCAAAGAGATTAAAACTATGGAGAATAGGGTCTCTATGACCCCCGGTGCGGTCGAAACACTCGTTCGTCGCGGTCATTCCGTTGTAGTTGAAAAGGGAGCCGGGCTCGGTTCCGGTCTTTCCGATGAAGAATATGTTTCTTGCGGTGCCAAGATGGGGTCTGTGGATGACGCTTGGGCCGCTGAAATGGTTATCAAGGTCAAGGAACCTATTGCTTCTGAATATAAATATCTTCGCGAAGACCTCCTGCTGTTTACTTACCTGCACCTTGCCGCAGACGAACCTTTGACAAAAGTGCTCCTTGAATCCGGAACTACCGGTGTAGCTTATGAAACCGTACAGCTGCCCGACGGTTCCCTGCCCCTGCTTACACCCATGAGTGAAGTTGCCGGACGCATGGCGGCTCAGGAAGGAGCACTGCATCTTGAAAAGCCCAAGGGCGGACGCGGTATCCTTGTGGGCGGTGTTCCCGGTGTTGCTCCTGCAAAGGTCATGGTTCTCGGTGGCGGTGTGGTCGGAACCAATGCGGCCAAGATTGCTGCAGGCATGGGTGCTAAAGTTACTATCTTCGACGTCAACCATGCCCGTCTCCAGTATCTGGATGATATCTTCAATGGCCGGGTAACAACCATGACTTCCACTGAACCAAACATCCGTGCAGCAGTGGCAGAGGCAGACCTTATTATCGGTGCAGTCCTTATCCCCGGTGCTAAGGCACCGAATCTGGTCACCAAAGGCATGCTTGCCACTATGAAGGAAGGTTCCGTAATTGTCGATGTTGCTGTTGATCAGGGCGGTTGTGTTGAAACAATCAAGCCTACCACCCATAGTGATCCGACTTATGTTGTGGACGGTGTCGTGCATTACGGTGTTGCCAATATGCCCGGTGCGGTTCCCAGAACTTCCACTTTTGCACTTGTAAACCAGACGCTGCCTTACGCGTTGCAGCTTGCCGATAAAGGACTCGATGCATTGCGTGAGAATAATTCCCTCAAGCTCGGCCTCAATACGATGAAAGGTAAACTGACTTACGCTGCTGTAGGAGAGGCTTTCGGAATTGAGGTAGTGACTCCTGACGAGGCTCTTTCTTAA
- a CDS encoding PAS domain S-box protein, whose amino-acid sequence MSSYRHAGIKMLLTFGFVSALLWIMDSYFEFVWFNEAERQFSYYLLPFDNIHEIYMRGMLVCFLLLGGAVVSFLYDRVVRSEKLARESETEIQTIFNSIGDAVIATDSTGNVTRMNPVARQLTGWSIEEAAGLPLTDVFKIVNPVTRHPCTSPVDKVLKTRGVVGMANHTALISRSGKEFHIADSAAPVFNEKGEISGTVLVFRDSSEEYRQREELRRLRNYLSNIIDSMPSILVGVDAEGLVTQWNMTAEKVTGISAGDAQGKSLVSVFPRMASEMNKIKETIRTRRPCCEERKTRQGKSGTCYEDVTIFPLIANGVDGAVIQIDDVTERCNLEQMMIQSEKMMSVGGLAAGMAHEINNPLAAIVGNSQNILNRIYKDLEQNHKTASECDVDLENLREYLSRRDIPKMLNGISESCNRAATIVSNMLRFSRKSERKFGECNLAELMNSTLELAANDYDLKREYDFRKIEIIKEYSSELSSVVCEENELQQVFLNLLKNGAQAMMEKEYVEDKPCFILRLKKDGQMAVIEVEDNGPGMHEDVRKRVFEPFYSTKRVGSGTGLGLSVSYFIITDQHKGHMEVSSVPGSWTRFGIKIPISGREA is encoded by the coding sequence ATGAGCAGTTACAGACATGCAGGCATAAAGATGTTGTTAACATTCGGGTTTGTATCGGCTTTGTTGTGGATCATGGATTCTTATTTCGAATTTGTGTGGTTCAACGAAGCGGAACGCCAGTTTTCTTACTATCTTCTGCCTTTTGATAATATTCATGAAATATATATGCGTGGTATGCTGGTCTGTTTTCTCTTATTAGGTGGAGCAGTTGTTTCATTTCTCTATGACCGGGTTGTTCGTTCCGAAAAACTGGCTCGTGAGAGCGAAACTGAAATACAAACCATATTCAATTCCATCGGAGATGCGGTTATTGCCACAGACAGCACTGGAAATGTAACCCGCATGAATCCGGTTGCGCGGCAATTAACCGGCTGGTCTATTGAAGAGGCTGCGGGACTCCCCCTTACAGATGTTTTTAAGATAGTTAATCCGGTCACCAGACATCCTTGCACAAGTCCTGTTGATAAGGTCCTGAAGACGAGAGGAGTTGTCGGAATGGCGAATCATACCGCACTTATCTCTCGCTCCGGAAAAGAGTTTCATATTGCAGATTCCGCAGCTCCGGTCTTTAATGAGAAAGGTGAAATTTCGGGTACGGTCCTTGTTTTCAGGGATTCTTCCGAAGAGTATCGCCAGCGTGAGGAGTTACGTCGGCTGAGAAACTATTTATCCAACATTATAGACTCAATGCCGTCTATCCTTGTGGGGGTGGATGCAGAGGGGCTCGTTACCCAGTGGAATATGACCGCGGAAAAGGTTACCGGAATATCCGCCGGAGATGCGCAGGGGAAATCCCTTGTTTCCGTGTTTCCGCGCATGGCGTCGGAGATGAACAAGATCAAAGAGACCATCAGAACGCGCCGGCCATGCTGCGAGGAGCGCAAGACCCGGCAGGGTAAAAGCGGTACCTGTTATGAGGATGTTACTATCTTTCCGCTTATTGCCAACGGTGTTGACGGGGCGGTTATCCAGATAGACGATGTTACCGAGCGTTGTAATCTGGAACAGATGATGATCCAGTCCGAGAAGATGATGTCAGTCGGCGGTCTGGCTGCAGGTATGGCCCATGAAATCAACAATCCTCTTGCCGCTATTGTCGGTAACTCCCAGAATATTTTGAATCGCATCTATAAAGATCTGGAGCAGAACCACAAGACAGCCAGTGAATGTGATGTTGATCTGGAAAATCTCCGGGAATATCTTTCCAGAAGGGATATTCCGAAAATGCTGAATGGAATTTCCGAGTCCTGCAACCGAGCAGCGACCATTGTCAGCAATATGCTCCGCTTCAGTCGTAAGAGCGAACGTAAGTTCGGTGAATGCAATCTGGCTGAATTGATGAATAGTACCTTGGAGCTTGCGGCCAATGATTACGATTTAAAGAGAGAGTATGATTTCAGGAAAATTGAAATAATTAAAGAATACAGTTCAGAACTTTCAAGTGTTGTCTGTGAAGAAAACGAGCTTCAGCAGGTTTTTCTTAATCTGCTGAAAAACGGGGCGCAGGCAATGATGGAAAAGGAATATGTTGAAGATAAACCGTGTTTTATCTTAAGACTGAAGAAAGATGGGCAGATGGCTGTTATTGAAGTTGAGGACAATGGTCCGGGAATGCATGAGGACGTTCGTAAAAGGGTGTTTGAGCCTTTTTATTCCACCAAAAGAGTGGGGTCCGGGACCGGGTTGGGGCTTTCTGTTTCATATTTTATTATAACCGATCAGCATAAAGGTCATATGGAAGTAAGCTCTGTTCCGGGAAGTTGGACCCGGTTTGGAATCAAGATTCCTATTTCAGGGCGGGAGGCTTAA